The proteins below come from a single Nitrospirota bacterium genomic window:
- a CDS encoding rubrerythrin family protein — protein sequence MELVNTNKLGVTKGTPLEEAAMANFKGETYEVGLYLAMARQAQREGYPEIAEALKRIAWEEAEHAARYAELNGLISENTKENLEKMLNGEIGANKGKREAAVKAKEINIDEAHDLFDESSRDEARHAMMLKGLIGRFFK from the coding sequence ATGGAGCTTGTAAACACAAATAAACTCGGGGTAACTAAAGGCACGCCGCTGGAAGAAGCGGCAATGGCAAATTTTAAAGGCGAAACTTATGAAGTGGGGCTTTACCTTGCAATGGCAAGGCAGGCGCAGAGAGAGGGCTATCCGGAGATAGCCGAAGCGCTTAAGAGGATTGCATGGGAAGAGGCGGAACACGCGGCCCGGTATGCTGAATTGAACGGCCTTATCTCAGAGAACACGAAAGAGAATCTTGAAAAGATGCTTAACGGAGAAATAGGCGCAAATAAAGGGAAAAGAGAAGCAGCAGTGAAGGCAAAGGAGATAAACATAGACGAGGCGCATGACCTTTTTGACGAATCCTCAAGAGATGAGGCAAGACACGCAATGATGCTCAAGGGGCTTATAGGAAGGTTTTTTAAGTAA
- a CDS encoding Rrf2 family transcriptional regulator, which yields MYITRETDYGVRCVLYLARKAQDIATVNEIAKAMHIPKSFLAKIVQRLVKAGIVKSGRGIGGGFSLAKKPKNISILDVIKAIQGNSTINICALDKKMCRLSKTCSVHPVWAELRGIIEKRLQKENFAKLI from the coding sequence ATGTATATAACACGGGAAACAGATTACGGAGTAAGGTGTGTGCTATATCTTGCAAGAAAGGCTCAAGATATAGCAACGGTTAATGAGATCGCAAAGGCTATGCACATTCCTAAAAGTTTTTTAGCAAAGATAGTTCAGCGCCTTGTAAAGGCTGGAATTGTAAAATCCGGCAGGGGAATCGGCGGAGGATTTTCTCTTGCAAAAAAACCAAAAAATATCAGTATTCTGGATGTGATAAAAGCGATTCAGGGAAATTCCACGATTAATATATGTGCGCTTGATAAAAAGATGTGCCGATTAAGCAAAACATGCAGTGTGCATCCTGTCTGGGCGGAACTTAGGGGAATTATTGAAAAACGCCTTCAAAAAGAAAATTTTGCAAAATTGATTTAG
- a CDS encoding cytochrome ubiquinol oxidase subunit I: MYPIWEVPYLSAGIILAIIATFHMLPSHLAISAMWFNIYVETKAYKENRPELLEFIKKYSLLLLIFSYVLGSLSGIGIWYAATVANPRGISGLIHNYAWGWATEWVFFIIEVTGIFIYYYTLGKVDKKTHLKIGWIVAIGGWTTMVVIVGILAFMVSPGKWTVTGNFFDGFFNQTYWPQLLMRTALMFSIGAAYAIAVASRVKSGDVKRFVVKAASVWGIAGLIIGSAVFFWYLKTLPETSRGLIDILATPGLKRGIIFSLSLLILYFIYANIKPLSIRLIPAIVAIAVLFVGIWSTERIREMIRKPFIIPGYMYSNQIIGKDIPAKGVSAETKIINEKGILKVSPFVPEGLRDINETNLLQAGKMIALRECLSCHVLNEKGLRPMPQMLKRLGIKDVEAAEGFIDALSGYPYMPPFVGTTAEKKALATYLVSLNK; the protein is encoded by the coding sequence ATGTATCCAATATGGGAGGTTCCTTACCTGAGCGCCGGTATCATACTGGCAATAATAGCGACTTTTCACATGCTGCCATCGCATCTTGCAATAAGCGCTATGTGGTTTAATATCTATGTAGAGACCAAGGCATATAAAGAAAATCGGCCCGAGCTTCTTGAATTCATAAAAAAATACTCTCTTCTTCTGTTGATATTCTCGTATGTGCTTGGCTCTTTAAGCGGGATCGGAATCTGGTATGCAGCCACTGTTGCAAATCCAAGAGGCATATCAGGGCTTATACATAACTATGCCTGGGGCTGGGCCACTGAATGGGTCTTCTTCATAATTGAAGTAACAGGCATATTCATTTACTACTACACGCTCGGTAAGGTGGATAAAAAAACCCATCTTAAAATAGGCTGGATAGTTGCCATCGGCGGATGGACCACAATGGTAGTTATAGTCGGCATACTGGCATTTATGGTCTCACCCGGGAAATGGACTGTGACAGGCAATTTCTTTGATGGCTTCTTTAACCAGACCTACTGGCCCCAGCTACTGATGAGAACAGCGCTGATGTTCAGCATTGGCGCCGCTTATGCCATTGCAGTGGCATCACGAGTCAAAAGCGGAGATGTAAAACGGTTTGTCGTAAAAGCAGCATCCGTGTGGGGGATTGCAGGGTTAATAATAGGCAGTGCAGTCTTTTTCTGGTATCTAAAGACGCTCCCCGAGACATCACGCGGGCTTATTGATATACTTGCAACACCCGGACTTAAAAGAGGAATAATTTTTTCACTTTCTCTGCTTATCCTTTATTTTATATACGCAAATATAAAGCCGTTGAGCATCAGGCTCATCCCTGCAATTGTGGCAATTGCCGTCCTTTTCGTAGGAATATGGTCCACTGAAAGGATAAGGGAGATGATAAGAAAACCATTTATCATTCCCGGATACATGTATTCAAATCAGATAATTGGAAAGGATATTCCGGCAAAGGGCGTGAGTGCGGAGACAAAGATTATAAACGAAAAAGGCATTCTCAAGGTTTCTCCATTTGTGCCTGAAGGTCTAAGGGATATAAACGAGACAAATCTCTTACAGGCTGGAAAGATGATAGCCCTTAGAGAATGTTTATCCTGCCATGTGCTTAATGAAAAGGGATTGAGGCCAATGCCGCAAATGCTGAAAAGGCTTGGTATAAAAGATGTGGAAGCGGCAGAGGGTTTCATTGATGCACTCAGCGGATATCCTTACATGCCACCCTTTGTAGGAACAACTGCTGAGAAAAAGGCCCTGGCAACGTATTTAGTATCGCTTAACAAATAA
- a CDS encoding hemerythrin family protein gives MAIEWTEDLATGVNEIDKQHKELFKRINNMLEACNQGKGKEEVDKVIKFLEDYVVTHFTEEEKYMTTFDYPGYSTHKSQHLWFIENFSGLKRKIETEGVGVHIVILTNSLVVDWLINHIRKVDKALGGFLKAKI, from the coding sequence ATGGCTATAGAATGGACAGAAGACTTAGCAACCGGCGTAAATGAGATTGACAAGCAGCATAAGGAATTGTTCAAGAGAATAAACAATATGCTTGAGGCCTGTAATCAGGGAAAGGGAAAAGAAGAGGTTGATAAAGTAATAAAATTTTTGGAGGACTATGTAGTAACGCATTTTACTGAAGAAGAAAAATATATGACTACGTTTGATTACCCTGGATATTCTACTCATAAATCACAACATTTATGGTTCATAGAAAACTTTTCTGGTTTAAAAAGGAAAATTGAAACAGAGGGCGTGGGTGTGCATATTGTGATACTCACCAACAGTTTAGTTGTTGATTGGTTGATTAATCACATACGTAAGGTGGATAAGGCATTGGGCGGATTTTTAAAAGCCAAGATTTGA
- a CDS encoding prolipoprotein diacylglyceryl transferase has product MIPYPKIDSEIIRIGPFAVRWYGMMYLIGFASSYLLVRFQIKKFGVKSSELKNDKHSKLKTLDVDSLYFYLILGLLTGARLGYIVFYNLAYYAKHPLEIFAVWQGGMSFHGGLIGSILAGLLFCRKFKLDFWQIADIVIVTAPIGLGLGRIGNFINGELYGRITDVPWAMVFLSGGPFPRHPSQLYEFFLEGVVLFPILWLLKDRGFRPGVLSAIFIMLYGIFRFIAEFFREPDAQIGYISGFITMGQILSAAMVFLGLGIIYIRRL; this is encoded by the coding sequence ATGATTCCTTATCCAAAAATAGATTCTGAAATTATAAGAATAGGACCATTTGCTGTCAGGTGGTACGGTATGATGTATCTCATAGGCTTTGCATCATCCTATCTTCTGGTCAGATTCCAGATTAAAAAGTTTGGAGTTAAGAGTTCAGAGTTAAAAAACGACAAACACTCAAAACTCAAAACTCTTGACGTTGATTCCCTCTATTTTTATCTCATACTCGGTCTCTTGACAGGCGCGCGTCTGGGATATATTGTTTTTTACAATCTCGCGTACTATGCCAAACACCCGCTCGAAATATTTGCCGTGTGGCAAGGGGGAATGTCCTTCCACGGAGGACTGATAGGAAGCATTCTTGCGGGCTTACTATTCTGCAGAAAATTCAAGCTGGACTTCTGGCAAATTGCGGACATTGTCATCGTCACGGCGCCCATAGGCCTCGGGCTCGGAAGGATAGGAAACTTTATAAACGGAGAACTCTACGGTAGAATCACGGATGTACCGTGGGCCATGGTCTTCCTGTCAGGAGGACCGTTTCCGCGCCACCCGTCACAGCTTTATGAATTCTTTTTGGAAGGTGTCGTGCTTTTTCCCATTCTCTGGCTGCTGAAAGACAGGGGATTCAGGCCGGGCGTCCTTTCCGCGATTTTCATTATGCTGTACGGGATATTCAGATTCATTGCGGAGTTTTTCAGGGAGCCCGATGCGCAGATAGGGTATATTTCAGGCTTCATCACGATGGGACAGATATTGAGCGCAGCAATGGTATTCCTGGGTCTCGGGATTATTTATATAAGAAGACTATAA
- a CDS encoding cytochrome c biogenesis protein CcdA — protein MENMSLLMAFGGGLLSFFSPCVLPVIPSYVSYITGISFEDLTGEQDRGKIRKLTLKNSLFFIAGFSLIFVLLGASSSFLGRILSDYQNAIGKIGGVLIVVMGLYIAGILKIGFLSQERRLHLQNKPAGLLGSFLVGIAFAAGWTPCIGPVLGSILLYASTANSVTSGIELLTAYALGLGIPFLITSLAISTALSYFRKINRYMRVVSVVSGLFLVVVGILLFTGTFNALSQYMSMFSV, from the coding sequence ATGGAAAATATGTCATTACTGATGGCATTTGGCGGAGGACTCCTGTCATTCTTTTCGCCCTGTGTTTTGCCTGTTATTCCTTCGTATGTCTCCTATATTACAGGCATATCCTTCGAAGACCTGACAGGTGAACAGGACAGGGGAAAGATAAGGAAGCTAACCCTTAAAAACTCTCTATTCTTCATTGCCGGATTCTCATTGATATTCGTCCTCCTCGGCGCATCCTCAAGCTTTCTCGGCAGGATACTTTCTGATTATCAGAATGCCATCGGAAAAATCGGAGGGGTGCTGATTGTGGTTATGGGACTTTACATTGCAGGCATACTGAAAATCGGGTTTCTATCGCAGGAAAGAAGGCTCCATTTACAGAACAAGCCCGCAGGGCTTTTAGGTTCTTTCCTTGTGGGGATTGCCTTTGCTGCAGGCTGGACACCATGCATCGGCCCTGTCTTAGGCTCAATTCTTCTTTATGCAAGCACTGCAAATTCCGTTACATCTGGTATAGAGCTGCTAACTGCGTATGCCCTCGGTCTTGGGATACCCTTTCTAATAACATCTCTTGCTATAAGTACCGCCCTCTCGTATTTTAGAAAAATAAATCGCTATATGAGAGTGGTATCTGTTGTGAGCGGGTTATTTCTTGTGGTTGTGGGTATCCTGCTTTTTACAGGGACATTCAATGCGCTGAGCCAGTATATGAGTATGTTTTCTGTTTAA
- a CDS encoding TlpA family protein disulfide reductase has protein sequence MKSKKNILWIAVVLVIGIYLFSAVKDRFAFAGSKPAVNEIAPEFSLKDLNGRNVRLSDFKEKVVLVNFWASWCPPCKMEIPGFQKVYDAYKHKGFTVVGIAKDDVSQSFIKEMGMTYPVAMADDKVIRNYGNITGLPTSFLVGKDGRILKKIMGMYLEGSLKNDVENALKNRK, from the coding sequence ATGAAGTCCAAAAAAAATATCCTATGGATTGCTGTTGTTTTAGTAATAGGCATTTATTTATTCTCGGCTGTCAAAGACAGGTTTGCCTTTGCAGGGAGCAAGCCGGCAGTAAATGAAATAGCGCCGGAATTCTCACTGAAGGATTTGAATGGCAGAAATGTGCGCCTATCCGACTTTAAAGAAAAGGTCGTGCTTGTTAATTTCTGGGCAAGCTGGTGCCCTCCATGCAAAATGGAGATACCGGGCTTTCAGAAGGTTTATGATGCATACAAACACAAAGGCTTTACTGTTGTCGGTATTGCAAAGGATGATGTGTCACAATCCTTCATCAAAGAAATGGGTATGACATATCCTGTGGCGATGGCTGACGACAAGGTGATAAGGAACTACGGAAACATCACGGGCCTTCCTACATCATTTTTAGTAGGGAAAGACGGCAGGATACTAAAAAAGATCATGGGGATGTATTTAGAAGGCAGTCTCAAGAACGACGTGGAAAATGCCTTAAAGAACAGGAAATAG
- a CDS encoding cytochrome C yields MRKNAIFGMALGMMLLFVISAKSAAQQKPQEVSSCLECHGNTAKMKEMGFSQFAVTQQEVEKQTKMPASCTDCHLGNPKDAVKDGAHKGLLRLYYVKLKGFQAVTRDKLEKFKPESLEPRGKNPVVELLPMVEKDGKPVKDPAALTILYHDKNPETLSHNYPVQEKTCGVCHPKQVEEFKKAAMGHNAKQSQYKTWTAKKRGPHNCGLWFVDNSEEIAKNTKVPYTKEMASINQKACNQCHAGCLDCHYTPKKKDPNDPSAGSHTFTKKIAPQTCYGGGRGSLCHAGPEDRRRGAGYIAGDYSNPKGLTPDIHYSKGLSCIDCHNTPATDKKLLHGQVKRQASCAKCHNNEIKAAAKSVHKKVSCEACHIQDVGGYTATFWGPGKVAGVNTPFKKYNAYYGVMKEPILIKDQKGRWIPVKPYAMAAMNQKSAGGLKPGLAWRWPINLPDLERTDDAYAFVGLLKGMPENDNALAWIQMDKMSHKYGRSRNCESCHTKDGEQRQEVLWKYTDQGAEPFEGKHTVVANKKGLSIKNMQATTEIKVKEGWKIEDFAPWYYLKDKWHVKGNFSIPPVKKKVAYKKESSKYEDITKAGEAYHK; encoded by the coding sequence ATGCGGAAAAATGCAATATTTGGGATGGCACTGGGCATGATGCTATTGTTTGTTATCAGCGCCAAAAGCGCTGCCCAGCAGAAGCCACAGGAGGTCAGCAGCTGTCTTGAATGCCACGGCAATACTGCAAAGATGAAGGAGATGGGTTTCTCCCAGTTTGCAGTTACACAGCAAGAGGTGGAAAAGCAGACAAAGATGCCTGCATCCTGCACAGACTGCCATCTCGGCAATCCGAAAGACGCTGTAAAGGACGGCGCGCATAAAGGACTGCTAAGACTCTATTATGTAAAACTCAAAGGATTCCAGGCAGTAACGAGGGATAAGCTTGAAAAATTTAAGCCTGAATCCCTGGAGCCAAGGGGGAAGAACCCTGTGGTCGAGCTGCTCCCCATGGTCGAAAAAGACGGCAAGCCCGTAAAGGACCCCGCGGCCCTCACCATACTGTACCATGATAAAAACCCCGAAACCCTTTCCCATAATTATCCGGTGCAGGAGAAGACCTGCGGAGTATGCCATCCAAAGCAGGTGGAGGAATTCAAGAAGGCTGCAATGGGACACAATGCAAAACAGAGCCAGTATAAGACATGGACTGCCAAGAAGAGGGGACCGCATAACTGCGGGCTCTGGTTTGTGGACAATTCTGAGGAGATAGCTAAAAACACCAAAGTTCCATATACAAAGGAGATGGCATCAATCAACCAGAAGGCATGCAATCAATGCCATGCGGGATGCCTTGACTGTCATTACACACCTAAAAAGAAAGACCCCAATGACCCGTCAGCAGGCTCTCACACATTCACAAAGAAGATAGCACCACAGACCTGTTATGGCGGCGGCAGGGGGTCTCTCTGCCATGCTGGGCCCGAGGACAGAAGACGGGGAGCCGGTTACATAGCAGGAGATTACTCAAACCCGAAGGGGCTAACCCCTGACATTCATTATTCAAAAGGGCTCTCATGCATTGACTGCCACAATACACCTGCAACGGACAAAAAGCTCCTCCACGGGCAGGTGAAGAGACAGGCGAGTTGTGCAAAGTGTCACAATAACGAAATAAAAGCTGCTGCAAAATCTGTTCACAAAAAAGTCTCATGCGAGGCGTGCCACATACAGGATGTCGGAGGTTATACCGCAACCTTCTGGGGTCCCGGCAAGGTTGCAGGGGTAAATACTCCGTTTAAAAAGTATAACGCCTACTATGGTGTTATGAAAGAGCCCATACTCATCAAGGATCAAAAAGGGAGATGGATACCGGTAAAGCCTTATGCAATGGCCGCAATGAACCAGAAGAGTGCAGGAGGGCTTAAACCCGGGCTTGCCTGGAGATGGCCTATAAATCTGCCTGACCTTGAAAGAACAGACGATGCCTATGCCTTTGTTGGACTTCTGAAAGGGATGCCTGAAAACGATAATGCCCTTGCCTGGATACAAATGGACAAGATGTCCCACAAATACGGAAGGTCAAGGAATTGCGAAAGCTGTCATACAAAGGACGGAGAGCAGAGACAGGAGGTGCTGTGGAAGTATACAGACCAGGGCGCTGAGCCTTTTGAGGGAAAACACACTGTAGTGGCAAACAAAAAGGGTCTGTCCATAAAGAATATGCAGGCAACCACCGAGATAAAGGTGAAGGAAGGGTGGAAGATAGAAGACTTTGCGCCATGGTATTATCTTAAGGACAAGTGGCATGTAAAAGGCAACTTCTCTATACCGCCAGTTAAGAAAAAAGTAGCGTATAAAAAAGAGTCCAGCAAATATGAGGATATAACGAAGGCAGGAGAGGCTTATCATAAGTAG
- a CDS encoding sigma-54-dependent Fis family transcriptional regulator, producing MHEDLKIIAIDDDPVACSILTRIFTRYGCEYEIIKSGLEAMHKIRDGKYDLLITDLKMPDIDGMTILKESKRMSSETPVIMITGFSTVESAVEAMKSGAYDYVRKPIDPEELLLIIERSLDNKRLIDENRMLKEELSERFGFESIVGHHPKMMQVFDLVKRVAQSRSHVIILGESGTGKELIARAIHFNGPRRRNRFIAVNCGAIADTLLENELFGHEKGAFTGALTQKSGLIEAANGGTLFLDEIGNISEAMQIRLLRVIQERSFFRLGGTGEIKVDVRFICATNQNLEKLVEEGKFREDLYHRLNVVTITVPSLKERKEDIPLLIEHFIKKFNAYYGRSVKGITEDALASLVQYNWKGNVREVENVIERAINLMEGNMITIANLPDYILGRYETMDTRGKTPTIREMEKTHILNVLKETDGDRAKAAEILGIDKTTLWRKIKRYGIE from the coding sequence ATGCATGAGGATTTAAAGATAATCGCTATAGACGACGACCCTGTCGCCTGCTCTATCCTCACAAGGATATTCACAAGATATGGCTGTGAATATGAAATTATAAAGAGCGGTTTAGAGGCGATGCATAAGATCAGGGATGGCAAATATGACCTTTTGATTACAGACCTTAAAATGCCCGACATTGACGGCATGACCATATTGAAGGAAAGCAAAAGGATGTCCTCTGAAACACCCGTTATTATGATTACAGGCTTTTCTACTGTTGAAAGCGCGGTGGAGGCCATGAAATCAGGCGCCTACGACTATGTACGAAAACCCATCGACCCTGAGGAGTTGCTTCTCATAATAGAAAGATCTCTCGACAATAAACGGCTTATTGATGAAAACAGGATGCTTAAAGAAGAACTGTCGGAAAGGTTCGGCTTCGAAAGCATAGTTGGGCATCATCCTAAGATGATGCAGGTCTTTGATCTCGTTAAAAGGGTAGCGCAGTCCAGGTCACATGTGATAATACTCGGTGAGAGCGGAACTGGGAAGGAGCTGATAGCGAGGGCCATTCATTTCAATGGACCGAGAAGGAGGAACAGATTCATTGCTGTGAACTGCGGAGCGATAGCGGACACGCTTCTTGAAAATGAACTTTTCGGCCATGAAAAGGGCGCATTTACAGGAGCGCTTACACAGAAAAGCGGGCTTATAGAAGCGGCAAACGGCGGAACCTTATTTCTTGACGAGATTGGAAACATAAGCGAGGCCATGCAGATAAGACTTTTAAGGGTGATTCAGGAGAGAAGCTTTTTCAGGCTCGGAGGCACCGGTGAGATAAAGGTAGATGTGAGATTTATCTGTGCTACAAATCAGAATCTTGAGAAACTCGTGGAGGAAGGGAAATTCAGGGAAGACCTTTATCACAGGCTCAATGTCGTTACAATAACAGTGCCTTCATTAAAGGAAAGAAAGGAGGATATCCCCCTTTTAATCGAGCATTTCATAAAAAAGTTTAACGCCTACTATGGAAGATCAGTGAAAGGGATAACAGAGGACGCCCTTGCTTCACTCGTGCAATACAACTGGAAAGGGAATGTGAGGGAAGTGGAGAATGTAATAGAGAGGGCTATAAACCTCATGGAAGGAAATATGATAACAATTGCCAACCTGCCTGATTATATCTTAGGAAGATATGAGACAATGGATACAAGGGGAAAGACACCAACCATAAGAGAGATGGAAAAGACGCACATCCTTAATGTCCTTAAGGAAACTGACGGTGACAGGGCAAAGGCAGCAGAAATCCTCGGAATCGACAAGACAACCCTCTGGAGGAAGATCAAAAGATACGGTATCGAGTGA